The Thermococcus sibiricus MM 739 DNA window AAATATTTTTCCTGAGACCTTTTAGTGGAGGGATTTCAATGTTACGAGTTATAGCTAAGAATACAAGGATAATTGATGGAAGATCATTTATTGGTATGGGGCTTCTTGGAATGGTTATAAGTTTCAAAAATAATCCTGAGGTTTTTGAAGCCCTCTTATTGGCGATTTCACTCATATTGTATGTTGGTTATGCCTTCGCTATAAATAACTGCTTTGATGTTGATACTGACTTATTAAACCCTCGGAAAAAGCATAAAAACCCTGTTGCAAGTGGGGAATTAAGTTTTAAAGTTGCTCTTTTCACATCTCTAACTACAATACTTCTTGGAGGTATATTAGCATATTTCATCTCGAAGCCTGCTTTTGTTATTTATATTACGATGAGTTTTTTGGCTACCATCTATTCAGCTCCACCAAGGCTGAAGAGTATACCCATAGCAGATGTATTCTCTCACGGCCTTTTCTTTGGAGCGCTTCCCTTCATTTATGGTGGTTATTTTGATGGAGTGCTTAGTGACACTGAAATATTCATTGCATTATCCCTCTTTGTATACTCTGTTGCTATGGAACTTAGGAATCATTTAGAAGATTATGAAAGTGATCAAAAGGCCAATTTAAAAACAACGCCGATAATAATCGGGAAAAGCACTTCAGAGGCTCTGATTAATATTCTTTCTCTGCTCTCTCTGACTCTCCTGTTGAATTTATTATACTCTCCTTTTGGGATAGTGGGTATTTTAGGAGTTGCAACACGAAATAGAAGGATAAGTTATAGAATTTGGGATAGTGCAATGGTGTTATTTCTGCTTGTACACGCCTTAAAGGTTATAATAGGTGTTTAAAGTGAAAAAGAAAGTTTTAAGGATGCTATTTAGTGCTGTAGCTTTTTTAATCTCTTTAGCATATTTATATAAAAGTATTGATTTCAATGAGCTCTCAATTGCTCTGAAAGAAGCTAATTATGAATACCTATTCCTTGCAATCCTTTTGTCATTCCTTACCCTTTTTTTCGCAGCTACTAGGTGGTATCTTGTTTTAAGAAGGGTTCAAAAAACGAGTTTTAAACGGACAATCCAAGCTTTTGTTAGCGGGTACTATCTTATGGCGATTCTACCTCCCACCGTAAGCCATATAGTAAAAGTTAAACTGGTTGGGGGAGATTATTTTGCAGCTTTGTCATCTCTTGCCTTCGGGATGGCAATGGAAATTGTGATTATACTCTCATTTGGATTCATCTTTTTGGGGTTTACAAAACTGGGTCTTATTGGGATAGCTCTAATTTTACTTGCCTTCTTGTATGATAAGGTTTTTCACAAAACAGCGTTAGCTTTTTTCAGATTTTGGGAAACTCTCGGTGCAAAAAAGATTCCTGAAAAGCTAAGGGATTGGTGGAACAGGGGATACGCAGGATGGAACATTGCTCGGAAAAATAAATCTGGATTTTTATCAGTGTTCTCAATCTCTCTTGTGGTGATATTTATTCAGATTTTGGGGTTGGTGTTAGTAGGAAAGGCATTCTCTCTTGAAATTTCTTTTAAACAGGCCCTTTATGCATTTTTAATGAGTGTTATTTTTGCATCTTTAAGTGGAATTCCATCGGGAATAGGTGCAAATGAATTTGGCATTCTTGTAGGGATCGGTTCATCCACAAAAGCAGCCCTTACTGCGTTTCTGTATAAATTCATCTTTCAGTACATGTACTCAATTGCAGGTGCTTTTGTGTTTTACAGACTCTTAGGTGGTCATCATGAAGATAGCACTGGTTAGTGATTGGTACTATCCAAAAATAGGGGGAGTAGCATCTCACATGCATAACTTAGCCTTGAAATTAAAGGAAAGAGGTCATGAAGTTGCTATAGTGACTAATAACTGGGAAACAGGGAAAGAAAGTGAATTAGCTGAAAAAGGCATTGATTTGATAAAGATTCCAGGGGTAGTTTCACCAGTTCTTGATATTAATTTAAGCTATGGTCTTAAATCCTCTGAAGAACTTAATGAGTTCCTACATGATTTTGATGTTATTCACTCTCATCATGCATTTACTCCCCTTGCATTGAAAGCTGCCAAAGCAGGAAGAATAATGAATAAAGCAACGTTACTTACAACCCATAGCATATCTTTTGCCCATGATTCACGCCTTTGGGAAGCTCTAGGATTGACAATTCCAGTATTTACATCCTACCTGAAATATCCGCATAGGATAATTGCAGTTAGTAAAGCAGCTAGGGCATTTGTTGAGCATTTTACTGATTCACCAATATCCATTATCCCAAATGGTGTTGATGACAAGCGATTTACCCCTCTGAGGAATAAAGAAGAGTTAAAGTCCAGACTTGGGATTGAGGGGAAGGTTGTCTTATACGTTAGTAGAATGGCTTACCGAAAAGGCCCGCATGTTCTTTTGAATGCGTTTTCTAAAATAGAGGATGCAACCTTAGTAATGGTTGGAAATGGGGAAATGCTCCCTTTCCTTAAATTACAGGCAAAATTCCTTGGAATTGACGAAAAAGTTGTTTTCATGGGGTATGTGGAAGATAATAAACTTCCAGAACTCTTTGGAATCGCAGATGTTTTTGTCTTACCTTCGGTCACAGCAGAGGCATTTGGAATAGTTGTTCTTGAGGCAATGGCTGCAGGAGTTCCAGTGGTAGCTACCAGTGTTGGTGGAATCCCGGAGATTGTGAAAGAAAATGAAGCAGGGATACTTGTACCGCCTGGAAATGAACTTGCTCTTAGAAATGCCATCCAACGAATCTTAACTGATCAAAAACTTAGAGAATGGTATGGAAGTAATGGAAGAAGGGCCGTAGAGGAAAAGTACTCATGGGATAAAGTGGTTCTTAAAATAGAAAAAGCTTATGAGGAAGTTCTTTTGAGTAAATGATAGTGATTCCAATGAAAATGGAAGAACTCACTTGGGAAGATTTTGAAAAAATAAAGACGCGGGTAAAAGGCCTCATACTTCCTGTGGGCAGTGTGGAAGCTCATGGAAAACACTTACCTTTGGGTACGGACGTTTTTGCACCTCTTGAGATATCAAGAAGAGTTGAAGAAAAACTAAAGGATAGGGGGATTGATATACTCATTGCTCCTCCCATTTGGTATGGACATAGTTTTGTTTTGAATGTGTACCCGGGGACAATAAATGTAAAATCTGGGACATTCCAAAAGTACGTGCAGGAAATTCTAGAGGAATTTGCTAAAGAAGGCTTTGAGAAAGTTATAATCTTAAATGGCCATGGGGGAAACATATACCCCCTTATTGGAGCTGCTGAAGAAGTTGTCGAAAAATATGATGTGGAAGTCGTACTAATAAACTGGTGGATGGATTTCAAAGAGGAGATATCGAGGATATGTTCCTCTCAGGGGCATGCAGGTGAAGATGAAACCTCCGTAATTCTTGCAATAAATCCAGAACTTGTAAAAATGGAAAAAGCCATAGGGGAGAGAAGAACCCGACCCGTCAGGATAATCAAAAAGGACATTGGACTTGATATCTTTCCAAATGGGGTAAATGATAATCCCCATAACGCTACTGCGGAAAAAGGAGAGGAGATATTGGAAGTAGTTAGTGAAAAAATAACAAACATTTTGGTGGAGTTGCTATGAAAGAAGTCTTGGAGGAAATCGAGACTAGAATTAAGCGACTTGAAGCTGAGATAGAGCTGATAGAGGAGAGATTAAAGTTTCTTGATAGAGTAGGAGCCACTTCAAAATATCAAATTCTCCAAAGACGAACAAAAACAGGCGAGTTATATATCATGTTTTTCGTAATTTGGGGTTTCATGGGACTGACATTACTTCTTTACTTAAAATATAAATATTCTGAAATATTGCCCTTTTCTTTGACTCCATATATTGGGGCTATGATGGCTTTTATAATAATTCCATTTCTTTACTACTTCTTTCTTTCCAAACAGAGTGAACCAGAGAACCCTATAAATTATCTTGAAAAGAAAGAAAGAATGGCTCGTTTGGCATTAAATCGGTTTTATATCCCACTAAAAGAAGCATTGAAAGAGGAAGATCATGAAAAATTGAAAGAAATTGCAAATAGGTTGTTACAAGGTGAAGTGGCGGATGCCATAACAGAACTGAATGAAGGGGATCCCAAAGTGATGGCATATGCTCTTTATCTATATTTAAACAGAGACTCAGTCCGCCCAAGTGAGATAAATGAAGTTGTGACATTGTTGAAAAACAAACCTCTAAAAAAACTTCTTCTTACCATATCTGAAGAAAAAGTCTCTTCTCCTCACACCTGAGTGAGAGACTCTAGACATGGTCAAGGTTTATAACTGAAGAGACTTTTTGTGTTTAATGAGGGATGATCATGAGATTAGAAGTATTGAGTAAAGAAGATATGATATCCCTATCAAAAGAACTTAGTAAAGAAGGGGTAATGAATAAAACTCAGGAGAAGCTTAGTTGGGAGCTTAATCATTTTATGGTTATTAGAGGTAAATTTGGAGAGTTGATCAAGAGATCTAAAGGAATAACACCTGTTATTGATGACACGTTAGATGAAATACAAGTTGCATTTAACGTTTTAATGTCCAATTGGAAAGTGGAAGAAGAAAGAGAGTTTGAAGATCTTTTTGATGAGGTGGATATTGCTAAAGTCACTTTGATAGCAGCTTTAATAGAAGGAGGTTACGTTGCTGGTGAAGAAAAACTCAAATTGCTTGCTAAGCCACGACTGGAAGAATTAGAAATTGAGCTTAAGTTTAACATAGATGATCTTGAAAATGTGCTTGAAGAAGTAGAAGGGAAACTAGATGCAACCCTTACAACAGAACTCTCTTTTGTGAGAAAGTATTTTGTAGAAATTCTAGAGATTGAAGAAGAACTAATAAAAAAGGCTTTGGAAATTGCAGAGGAATATGTCACCGGAGAGTCTCTTATTGAGGCAATGTTTGTTGGTATTGGAAAAGCAGTGCTTGCTCAAATGATTCTCTCATTGGCCGAGGAGAAAACTACAAAGATTGACCTTATAGAGGCCCTTTTAGAACACGAACCAATAAGCATTGAAGGAAAACGAGAGAAAATAAGTATCTATTTTGATGAGGGAGCGCTGGAGGACTTTTTGAAAGAGCTTCAGAAAATGGGGTATATTAAAGTGAAAGGAAATCGAATATGGGTGTGAAAGAGCAAAACTTAAAAATTCAGTGTTGGGATTATTCCACGGGGGTGGAGGGAGATGGCAGTGTTAAAGGCAATTAAACTTATGAATAGGGACAAAGAGATAGTTTTTAAATGTCCCAGATGTGGAAGGGTATTTAAAAAGAGCAAGGATTACACAAGACATGTAAATAGAGCGCATGGCCATCTTTTTAAAAAGGCATGATTTCTTTTCTCTTTAAATTTAAAAAAGGATGAAATTGGTTTCGATTTTCTTCTATCGATGAGGCCAGAGTTTTAAAAGAAATGTAAGGGATCTTTGGTCATTCTTTCAAGTCTATCTCCTTGACAAGTTTGACGATAAAAGTCTTGCCCACTTTTTCTCTTTCAACTAACTGCTTCTTTTCTAGCTCTTGAATTATTCTACTAACAGTGGGCCTAGAGTACCCCGTAAGTTCAGGAAGATCCTCTTGTTTTACTTTGCCCCCTTGGTCTATTAGTGCTTTTACCACGATTCTTTCTTTTTCTGTAAGTACTTCTACTGGTATTTTGTTGGAATACCATCTCTTCTTTGCCCAATAGAGCACAACAGGTACGGTGATGGCTAAAGCCAATACTGCACCGATAAATGAATATGTATATGGTGAGGGTTCTTTAGGGGGCGAAACAGGTGGTTTTTCAACCGTTCTACCCAGCCAGTAGGTTTGATACCCCATACTGTGGAGTTTTGTTTCTATTGTCTCGTTTATTCCAGTGCCGACGATTATTACAAGATCTGGATTTAAACTCGATAACCCTGCAATTGCGTGCTCAGATAAGTCATTTTCGAGTGTTAGTAACATTGGAAGCTCATACTCCATGGCAAATTTTGATGCTGCTAAGGCCGATCCGTAATCTAGAGCACTTGCTATTACAACTGTCTTTGAGCCAGTTGGGTAAAAATGAATCGCTAATTTTTCTGCAGTTTCTGTTCTAACATCACCACCTATTCTGGTAACGCTATAACCCATTTTAAGGAGCTCATCTTCAACTTCCTTACTTACAGCATTTGAATTTCCAACTATCAGTATTTTCTTCCATCCCAGCTGGACATAAGAATACAATTGGGCCCAAGTTTTTTCATCTAATCCTTGGGGGTTAACAGGAAGGACAGGAATATCAAGAAGTCGTGCATAGGGCTGAACTGTAATATAATCAATCAGATCATCATTTCTAACAATTATTAGGTCGTATTCTGGCCTATTGGTACTTTCTTCTTGTGCATATACTAAGATACTCATAAATGACCCTATAATCAATGCTATAATTAGTGTTGTTACTGTGAATCTTGTCTTCAATCCGGTCACCACATAGAAGCTAAAGAAGAAAGTTTAAAAGCTTTTTCAAAGCTCAAAAACCTCTCCAGGTTTCAATATAATGACTTCTGCCTTGTCTCCAACAAGTGCTTTAAACTCTTCGGGGTTCTTGGCTATTGGTGGAAATGTTCCATAGTGCATTGGAATAACGTATTTCGGCCTAAGGAATTCAACAGCTTTTGTAGCTTCCTTCGGTCCCATTGTGAAGTGGCCTCCTATTGGAAGCAATGCTACATCTATTCCGTAAAGTTCTGCAAAGAGTTCCATGTCTTTAAACACGTAAGTATCCCCGGCATGATATATTTTTATTCCCTCAAATTCCATGATGTATCCACATGCATTACCTATGCTGTATCCTCCAGCACTACTTGAATGCCAAGCTGGCACTTGGACTAGTTTAACACCATCAACTTCGGTGGGACCATAGTTCATCCCTACTGTAGTTATCCCTTGGTTTTCTTCCACGAGATAGCTGGCTATATCATACATCGCTACTATCTTTGCTCCAGTTCTTTGAGCAATTTTTACACTATCTCCTATATGATCTCCGTGAGCATGGGTTACGAGAATTAAATCTATTCTCTCAAAATCCTCTGGTTTTGCAGCTGCGGTAGGGTTTCCACTCAAAAATGGGTCAATGAGTATCTTCTTTCCTTCACCTTCTATTTCAAAAGCAGCGTGCCCTAAAAATCTAATTCTTACCATTCTGCTCCACCTCCATAATATTCAAAATTTAATACTAACAAAACATTACTTAAATCTTTCGAAGGAGCACAGCAAATTATTCTGGGCTTTTCTTTAGATTTAATTAAAAATGGTTTATTTAGCAACGTATTAAATAAAAAAAGGTGGAATATTTATTGGAAGTTCCTTTATAATCC harbors:
- a CDS encoding creatininase family protein, coding for MKMEELTWEDFEKIKTRVKGLILPVGSVEAHGKHLPLGTDVFAPLEISRRVEEKLKDRGIDILIAPPIWYGHSFVLNVYPGTINVKSGTFQKYVQEILEEFAKEGFEKVIILNGHGGNIYPLIGAAEEVVEKYDVEVVLINWWMDFKEEISRICSSQGHAGEDETSVILAINPELVKMEKAIGERRTRPVRIIKKDIGLDIFPNGVNDNPHNATAEKGEEILEVVSEKITNILVELL
- a CDS encoding UbiA prenyltransferase family protein, with the translated sequence MLRVIAKNTRIIDGRSFIGMGLLGMVISFKNNPEVFEALLLAISLILYVGYAFAINNCFDVDTDLLNPRKKHKNPVASGELSFKVALFTSLTTILLGGILAYFISKPAFVIYITMSFLATIYSAPPRLKSIPIADVFSHGLFFGALPFIYGGYFDGVLSDTEIFIALSLFVYSVAMELRNHLEDYESDQKANLKTTPIIIGKSTSEALINILSLLSLTLLLNLLYSPFGIVGILGVATRNRRISYRIWDSAMVLFLLVHALKVIIGV
- a CDS encoding DUF7343 domain-containing protein gives rise to the protein MVTGLKTRFTVTTLIIALIIGSFMSILVYAQEESTNRPEYDLIIVRNDDLIDYITVQPYARLLDIPVLPVNPQGLDEKTWAQLYSYVQLGWKKILIVGNSNAVSKEVEDELLKMGYSVTRIGGDVRTETAEKLAIHFYPTGSKTVVIASALDYGSALAASKFAMEYELPMLLTLENDLSEHAIAGLSSLNPDLVIIVGTGINETIETKLHSMGYQTYWLGRTVEKPPVSPPKEPSPYTYSFIGAVLALAITVPVVLYWAKKRWYSNKIPVEVLTEKERIVVKALIDQGGKVKQEDLPELTGYSRPTVSRIIQELEKKQLVEREKVGKTFIVKLVKEIDLKE
- a CDS encoding glycosyltransferase family 4 protein, which codes for MKIALVSDWYYPKIGGVASHMHNLALKLKERGHEVAIVTNNWETGKESELAEKGIDLIKIPGVVSPVLDINLSYGLKSSEELNEFLHDFDVIHSHHAFTPLALKAAKAGRIMNKATLLTTHSISFAHDSRLWEALGLTIPVFTSYLKYPHRIIAVSKAARAFVEHFTDSPISIIPNGVDDKRFTPLRNKEELKSRLGIEGKVVLYVSRMAYRKGPHVLLNAFSKIEDATLVMVGNGEMLPFLKLQAKFLGIDEKVVFMGYVEDNKLPELFGIADVFVLPSVTAEAFGIVVLEAMAAGVPVVATSVGGIPEIVKENEAGILVPPGNELALRNAIQRILTDQKLREWYGSNGRRAVEEKYSWDKVVLKIEKAYEEVLLSK
- a CDS encoding metal-dependent hydrolase; this translates as MVRIRFLGHAAFEIEGEGKKILIDPFLSGNPTAAAKPEDFERIDLILVTHAHGDHIGDSVKIAQRTGAKIVAMYDIASYLVEENQGITTVGMNYGPTEVDGVKLVQVPAWHSSSAGGYSIGNACGYIMEFEGIKIYHAGDTYVFKDMELFAELYGIDVALLPIGGHFTMGPKEATKAVEFLRPKYVIPMHYGTFPPIAKNPEEFKALVGDKAEVIILKPGEVFEL
- a CDS encoding C2H2-type zinc finger protein, translating into MAVLKAIKLMNRDKEIVFKCPRCGRVFKKSKDYTRHVNRAHGHLFKKA
- a CDS encoding lysylphosphatidylglycerol synthase transmembrane domain-containing protein, producing MKKKVLRMLFSAVAFLISLAYLYKSIDFNELSIALKEANYEYLFLAILLSFLTLFFAATRWYLVLRRVQKTSFKRTIQAFVSGYYLMAILPPTVSHIVKVKLVGGDYFAALSSLAFGMAMEIVIILSFGFIFLGFTKLGLIGIALILLAFLYDKVFHKTALAFFRFWETLGAKKIPEKLRDWWNRGYAGWNIARKNKSGFLSVFSISLVVIFIQILGLVLVGKAFSLEISFKQALYAFLMSVIFASLSGIPSGIGANEFGILVGIGSSTKAALTAFLYKFIFQYMYSIAGAFVFYRLLGGHHEDSTG